The genomic stretch TAGTCGGCGTGCCCCGGGCAGTCCACGTGGGCATAGTGCCGGTTCTTCGTCTTGTACTCCACGTGCGCCGTGGAGATGGTGATGCCGCGCTCGCGCTCCTCGGGGGCCTTGTCGATCTGGTCGTACGCGAGGAACGTCGCGCCGCCCGTCTTCGCCAGCACCTTGGTGATGGCCGCCGTGAGGGACGTCTTGCCGTGGTCAACGTGGCCAATGGTGCCGATGTTGACGTGCGGCAAGCTTCTGTCGAACTTCTCCTTGGACATAACGCACCTCGAAAAATGGAGCCCTGAACCAGGATTGAACTGGTGACCTCATCCTTACCAAGGATGCGCTCTGCCAACTGAGCTATCAGGGCTTGTATTTGCGACTGCAACAACTGGAGCGGGAAATGGGATTCGAACCCACGACATTCAGCTTGGAAGGCTGACGCTCTACCAACTGAGCTATTCCCGCGATTCCGATGGAGGGGGTTGGATTCGAACCAACGAAGGCGTGAACCGGCAGATTTACAGTCTGCTCCCTTTGGCCGCTTGGGTACCCCTCCGTACCGCTCTTCAACTACCGCAGAACCACCGTTTCTTCCTACTGCTTTCTTCTGCTTCCGGGCCCTCACCCGCGGCCCCTCATCCCTGGCCGGCGGCGGGATTCGAACCCGCGACCTACTGATTACAAATCAGTTGCTCTACCGACTGAGCTACACCGGCATGCCGCACTGCCCGGCTGCATCCCCAACCCACCCGTCCACTCGCCGGGGAGCGACCTGCCGTCCCCGTCGAGGCGCGCCCTTCTAGATGCCCCTGCCATCCAAGTCAAGCAGTTTGCGCCAGGGGGTTCACTTCGTGGCACCCGGACGCGCGCTCCCCCGCTGCCGGGCGGCCTCGTATAGCAGAATCGCCGCCGAAACCGACGCATTCAGCGAGCCCACCTGGCCCAGCATCGGAATCTGGAGGCGGAAGTCACAGTGCTCCAGGACACCGGGGCGAACCCCGGCTCCCTCCGCCCCCACCACGACCGCCAGGGGCCCGTCCAGCCGCGCGCTCCACAAGGGGACCTTCGAGTGGGGATCGGCCGCGGCGATCCACACGCCCGCCTCCTTCAATTCCTCCAGGGCCCTCGAGAGGTTGACCACCCGCGCGATGGGGCAGTGCTCCACCGCCCCCGCGGACGCCTTGGCCACCACGCCCGTCACGGGTACCGCTCGATCCTTCGCGATGACCACGCCATGCGCCCCCAGCGCGTGCGCCGAGCGGATGATGGCCCCGAAGTTGTGTGGATCCTGGATGCCGTCCAACACCACCCACAAAGGCGGTCGCTCGCTCTGTGCGGCCGAGTCGAGCAGCGCGGAGAACTCCGCGTACTCGAACCCCCTGAGCTCGGCCACCACGCCCTGGTGCACGCCGCCCTCGGCCATCGCCGCCAGGCGCTCGCGCGGCACCCGCTCCACCCGGAGCCCCGCCTCCCTCGCGCGGCTGAGGATCTCCGCTGCGGCCTTCGCCGCCAGCTGCCCCTCGGTGATGAAGAGCCGCTCCACCCTCTGTGCATGGGCGCGAAGCGACTCGAGGACCGGATTCACCCCGTAGACGTAGCGCTGCTCGGCACGCTCGCGCTCTGCTCCCCGCTCACTTCCCCTCGACGACGGACGCTGGCGCACCACGGTCTAGAGAACCTCGACGGGCACGGAGAGCGTCTTCTTCTGCCGGGCACACAACTGCTCCGTGCAGATGAAGAAGGTGAGCTTCGCCTCCACCGTGCCCTTGCCGGCGGCAGTCGCCGTGAACGGCACCTCGAAGCGGGGATCCACGAAGGCCTGCCCCTCGGCCTTCTTCGCCACCGAGTCCTTCAACGCGAGCGTCTCCTGGGTGAAGGAGAGTTGCGTCCCCTTGAGCTCCAGCTTCAGCGGCGCCTCGTCGGACACATGCGCGCCCGGCTTGCTCTTGATGGTCAGCACGAACGTGCCCTGCCCGCCCGTCTTGAGCTGCGTGGACGTGCCCGCGGTGCTCACCTCGTAGAGCGTGGCGGGATCCACGGGGGCTTCGGCGTAACCCCGGGTGCAGGCAAGGGCCACCACCACGGCGGCCAGGGTGCTGAGGTGTCGGATGTGCGGCATGGCGAGCTCTCCTGGGCTGTCCAGCGCCGCCCCTATATCACCCACCCTCCCCCGCTCGCAGGCCTCTTTGCCGCTCACCCCTTCGCCTTGGATGCCCGCTTGCGCCGCGGCAAGGTCGACGGCCAGGCCTCGGAGGACTCCACCCCGGGGCTCCCCGCCGCCAGTTGCTCGGCGCGCTCGATGATGAGGCGGGCCAGGTCCAACCCCGTGGCCGATTCCATCTCCGTGAGGGCTGGCGAGCTGTTGACCTCGAACACCTTGGGCGGTCCCTCTGGTACGTCGAGCAGATCCACCGCCGCGACCTCCAGCCCCACCAGCATGGCCGTCCGCTCCGCCGCCACCCGCTGGGACTCGGTCAATTGCAGCGCCTCCAGCCGCGCGCCCCGGTTGAGCGTGTAGGAAAGCCGTCCCACCCGCGGCCGACGCCGCACCGCCGCCACCGCCCGTCCGCCCACCACCAGCACCCGCACATCCTTGCCCGAGTGCTGCACGTACTGCTGGACGATGAGGTTGTGTCCCAGGCCCAGGATGGCCTCGAGCGCCGCTTCCAGGGACTGGAGGCTCTCGCACACCATCACCCCGCGCTTCTCCTGGCCCTGCAGCAGCTTCACCAGGACTGGCACGCCCCCCACCAGCCCCACCATGGCCTTCAGGTCCGCCGCGTCCCGCGCCATCACCGTCGCCGGGATGTCGATGCCGTTGGCCGACAGCAACTGCAGCGAGCGCATCTTGTTGCGCGACTCGGAGATGGCGCGCGCCGTGTTCACGAGCGGAACCCCGCCCATCGCGAACTGGTTCACCACCGCCAGGCCGTAGTTGTTGATGGACTGCGCGATGCGCGGGATGACCACGTCGCACGGCGACAGCTTGCGGCGCCGGTAGTACAGGTTGGCGCGCCGCCCATCCAGGTGCATCTCCACCCGCCCCGGGTTGAGCACACGCACCTGATGCCCTCTCGCGCGTCCGGCCTCGACCAGACGCTTGGTGGATGAAATGGAGGCGGAGCGCGAGAGGACGGTGATCTTCATGGAGGGGCCGGGGGCGGCGCAGACATAGCCCCGCCCCCTCACCACGTAAAGCCGCCCCTGGGAACTACCGCGTCTGGACGGCGCGAACCTCGATCTTCGCGGGATTCGCCGGCGAGGACGCCTCGATGCGATCGCACGTGGAGCCCAGGAACACGATGCCCGGCGCCTTGATCTCCCACGTATCCGGTCCGGGCGACAGCCGATCCCCGTTGAGGTAGACCACCATCAGCTCCTGGCCGGTGGGCATCTCGGAGGGGTCGATGCGCAGCTCGCACGGCGCCTCGGCGACGACCTTCTCGGCGATCTCCCGGAGCGCATCCGCCAGCTGGTCCTTGTTCTCCGCCTGGAAGAAGCGGCGGCCGCACAAGCCGGAGGAGCAGGTGTCGTCCGTGCCGCAATCCGCGTTCGTCGAGCACTTGCGCTCGAATCCACCCGCTGCGGCCATGCCGTTGAGCGTCGCCGCGCCACGACGTCCCTCCTCGGTGTTGGCCTTGAAGTCCGTGCCGAAGCCGATGACGATCGTCTGGATGTCCAGTTTGGGGTCGTTGTTGCGCAGTGCCTTCACCGCGTCCACGGAGGGATTCGTGTCGAGGCAGCCAGTCCGATCCGTCCCCCACAGGCTCGTGCAAGGCGACACGATGCAGAAGCAGTCCGGGGACGGGGCGGGGTTCGGATAGTCCGGGTTGCAGTTGGGCAGACCATCCGTGAGAAGCACCACGAAGTCGGTGCGATCCGTTCCCTTCAACGCATCCAACTGCGCCAGGTACGCCAGGCTCTTACTGGTGGGCGTGCCGCCATTCGGCACCGGGCCTTCGGCCTTGGAGTTCTTGATGGCCAGCAGCTTGGCCGTCACCTCATCTGAGTTCTTCTTCAGCGTGGCATCGTCCTCCAAGTCGCCCTCCGGAAAGGGGACCTTGAGGGAGGTGGTCTCCCCACAGCTGTCGAAGCCTTTAGTTGTATCCGGATAGGTGGCGAGGCCGATGCGCGCGATCGTCCCACTCTCCGTGAGGAAGGACGTCATCGCATCCTGCAGAGCACTCCAGCGCGTGGGGCACTTGGTGACGTCGCAGGGATTGTACTCTCCACAGATCTCACCGTTGACCGTGCACGCCGACAGCTTGGAGTCCACCGGCGACATCATGGAGCCGGACGTGTCCACCAGCAGCATCAGGTTGGGCTTGCGAGCCCGCGCCTCGATGCTCCGTGTCTCCGTCGTCTGCGAGATGGCGAGCGGCTCCACCGGCTCGAAGTCATAGGTCTGGCAAGCCGAGGTGAGAACACCACTCAGGGTGCCCACCACCAGCGCTCGCAAAAAGGTCAGCTTGGCGCGCATATGTTGAAATCGCTCCTCGGAAGGCGGGCGCGAGAGAAACCCGCGCCTGGATGTGTCCGGCCACGAAATGGGCCCCACAATACCCTCTCCCAGGTTCGCACGGCCAGCCTCAACGCACCGCCTCCCTAAAGGGTGAGGGTGCGTGCTCCCTCCGTCAGTTTCCACAACGACGCCAGCTCCATCACCTCGTCCAGCGTTCCCCTCAGCTCCTCGGGCGTGTAACCACAGATTCTTACCGTGGTATCGCACGCCACCAGGCGAGCGCCCAGCTCGCGCGCCTCCGCGAGCATCCGCTCGGGAACAGGCACTCCGAGTCGCTCCGCTCGCTCGCTCTCCACCTGCTCGCGCTCGCTGTGCGGCAGGCCGAAGCGGCCCCTCATCAGCGCTCTCAGGGACTCGAAGGCGAAGACGAAATACACCTCGTCCCCCTGGGCCGCCGCGGTGATTCCCATCGAGGCGGCCTGGAACGCAGGCTCATACGTGGCGTGCTGCAAGAAGAAGAAGACGCGTCCGGCCATGGCTCCAGAACAATAGCGGCACGCCCCTGTGTCGTGGGACGAGGAGTGCGCCGAAGCCGCTCAGGCCTCCCGCCTCTCGCCGGGTGTCCTTCCCCGCTCCGTGCCCTCGCCAGGCATCCGGGCGTCCGGGCCCCCTCCCGCCGGGACTGTGCGACAACACCCCCAGAGGTGCTCCTCGCTTCACGCGCGTCCCTCCATTAGATGGAGGCCATGCGCCCCACCGTGCTCCTCTTCGATATCGACGGCACCCTCATCACCAGTGGCGGCTCGGGCCGACGCTCCATGGCTCTCGCCTTCCACGAGCTGTACCAGCGCCGCGATGCCTGCGACTCCTTCAGCCTGTCCGGGATGACGGATCAGGCCATCGTGCGCAAGGCGCTCGTCGCCATCGGCGTGGAGGCCACCCCCGAGGCCATCTCCGCCGTCATCGACTCCTATCTCCAGCACCTCGCCGAACAGGTCCTCCGCGTCGATGACCGCACCTACCGTCTCCACCCCGGCATGCGCGAGGCCGTGGACGCCGCCCTGTCCCGCCCCGGGTTCGCCGTGGGGCTCGGAACGGGCAACGTGCGCGAGGGCGCCCGCATCAAGCTCAGCCGCGTGGGCATCCATGATCGCTTCTCCTTCGGCGGCTTCGGCTGCGATCACGAGAACCGCGTCGAGCTCATCCGGCACGGCGCCCGGAGCGGAGCCGCCCGGCTCGGCGTCCCCCTCGAGGAATGCCGGGTCGTCGTCATCGGCGACACGCCCAAGGACGTCGACGCCGCCAAGGGCATCGGCGCCCGCTGCATCGGCGTGGGCACCGGCAACTACTCCCCCGCGGACCTGCTCGCCGCGGGCGCCGACCACGCCTACGCCGATTTCACCGCGCGCGAAGCCCTCTCCATCCTGCTCGACGGCCCCTGAGCCCCCCGGTACTTCCAGCACCCCCGATCCCCGGGTGTGGTATCTCCGGCCCCCCGCCCGGGTACCGCTGGAGGCCCCTCCCCCATGTCGCTGTCCACCCTCGAAGCCTACGATCTCGTCCGTTTCGCCGAGGCCTTCGACTCGCGCCTCGCCTCCGCCGACGAGCTGCTCGCGGGCCGCGCGGGCCTGGAGCGTGAGAAGGAGTGGCTCGCCACCGCCCTCCAGATCGTCCGCACCGAGCGCGCTCCCGCCCAGGCCGTCCTCGAGAAGGTGCGAGATCTGCCCGAGCTGGAGGAGGTGCGCGAGGAGTTCGCCTTCACCCTCCAGAACGCCTGGGTCGACACCCTCGAGAAGGTCCACGCCGGCATCACCTTCTGCGCGAGCAGCCGCGCCCCCGTCATCGAGGCGCTCTTCCCCCACCTCAAGTTCCCCCAACTGCGCCGCGCCTCCCGCGACACCCTCCAGGAGTTCGTCGCGGGCTTCGAGCGCCGGCTGAAGTCCTCCTACGTCTCGCGCATCCTCGCCCGCGACGACTTCGCCTTCGTGCGCCCCGTGCTGGAGCAGGTGGCCGCCGCCTACGCGCAGTGGCAGTCCTGCTTCGCCCCCGTGCAGCTTCCCCACGAGCAGGCCGCCCCCCTGCGCGCCGAACTCATCGCGCTCGGCAAGCGGCTCGACCTCGCCCTGCGCCAGGCCCGCTGCCTCGCCGAAGCCGCCCTCGCCCCCATCCCCGACGCCTTCGAGAACTCCGGCCTCGCCGCCAAGCCGCGCAAGCGCGCCGGACGGGGTCTGCCGCTCGTGGAGTCCGGTGAGCTCACGGTTCCCGAGTCCCAGGAACCTGCCCCCGAATTCAACGAGGCCCCCCCGCGCGAGCCGGACTCCGAGGAGCCCAGTGCCGCCGAGCTGGCGGAACTCGCGGCGCTCTCCGGCCCCACCCCGGAACCGGCCGTGTCCGCCGAGCCCGTTCCGCCGCCGCCCCCTGCCCCTCCAGAACCCGAGCCGCCTCCCGCCCCCCTGGCCGCCGAGCCTCCCGCCACCGCGGCCGAGGCCCCCGTGCCGCCCGAGGCTCCGCCCGCTCCCGAGCCGAAGGCCGCCAGGCCTCCCGCCAAACGTGGCCGCAAGAAGGCCGAGTCCAAGGCCCCCACTCCGGAGTAGACCCGAAGCGCGGTGGCCCCGGGCCCCGTTATCGAGGAACTGGCCATGGCCGACGTCGCACTCCCCATCGATCCGCTCCTGCCCCAGCTCGTCACCACCCTGCGCTCCGCCTCCTCGCTCGTGCTGGAGGCCCCTCCGGGCGCGGGAAAGACGACCCGCGTGCCCCGCGCCCTGCTCGAGGCCGGCATCGGTCAGGGCAAGGAGATCGTCGTCCTCCAACCCCGCCGCCTCCCCACCCGGCTCGCCGCCCAACGCGTGTCCGAGGAGATCGGCGAGCGCGTGGGCGAGACCGTCGGCTACCAGGTGCGCTTCGAGGACGTGCGCGGACCCAAGACCCGGCTGTCCTTCGTCACCGAGGGCGTCCTCGGCCGCCGCCTCCTGTCGGACCCCACCCTGCGCGACGTCTCCGTGGTCGTGCTCGACGAGTTCCACGAGCGCCACCTCTCCGCCGACATCTCGCTCGCCCTGCTGCGCCGGCTCCAGCTCGGCCCCCGGCCCGATCTGAAGATCGTGGTGATGTCCGCCACGCTCGAGGCCGCCCCCATCAGCGCCTACCTCGGCCAGTGCCCCACCCTGCGCTCCGAGGGCCGCCGCTTCGACGTCAGCCTCGAATACCTCCCCGCCCCCGACGAGCGCTACCTCGATGCCCAGGTGCTCTCCGGCATCAAGCGGCTGCACGCCAACGGCCTCGATGGCGACGTGCTCGTGTTCCTCCCCGGCGCCGGCGAAATCCGCCGCGCCCGCGACACCTGCGCCGAGTTCGCCGAGCGCCACGACATGGAGCTGCTCCCCCTGCACGGCGACCTGCCCCCGGCCGAGCAGGATCGCGCCGTGCGCCGCAGCTCGCGCCGCAAGATCATCCTCTCCACCAACGTGGCGGAGACCTCCGTCACCATCGACGGCGTCGCCGCCGTCATCGACAGCGGCCTGGCGCGCGTGGCCTCGCACTCGCCCTGGTCCGGCCTGCCCATCCTCAAGCTCGCCAAGGTGAGCCGCGCCTCCGCCACCCAGCGCGCCGGCCGCGCCGGCCGCACCCGCTCCGGCCACTGCCTGCGCCTCTACACCCAGCACGACTTCGACGGCCGCCCCGAGCAGGACGCCCCCGAAATCCGCCGCATGGACCTGGCCGAGACCGTGCTCTCCCTGCGCGCCGCCGGCATCCAGGACCTGGGCGCCTTCCCCTTCTTCGAAGCCCCACCGGCCGCCTCGCTCGACGCCGCGGAGACCCTGCTGCGCCGCCTGGGCGCCGTGGACCCGAACGGCAAGGTGACCGACATCGGCCAGCGGCTGCTGCGCTTTCCCCTCCACCCCCGTCAGGCGCGCATCATCGCCGAGGGCGAGCGGCGGGGAGTCGGCGCCGACGCGGCCCTGCTCGCCGCGCTCGTGGGCGAGCGGGACATCCGCCGCGAGGCCCGCACCCAGATGTCGGGCCCGGGCCGCGCCGCCCACGTCGTCGCCGGGCCCTCGGACCTGCTGGACCTGAGCGAGCGCTTCCGTCAGGCCGAGCGCGCCCAGTTCGCCTCCGGCCGCGTGCAGTCCCTCTCCCTGGAGCCGGGCGCCGTGCAGGCCGTGGACCGCGTCCAACGGCAGTTGCGGCGCGCCGTGCGCGAACAGGGCCCCAAGCCCCCCACCCCCGAGGCCCAGGAGCAGGCGCTGATGCTCAGCGTGCTCGCGGGCTATCCGGACCGGGTGGCCCGGCGCCGCAAGCCCCGCGCGTCCGATCTGCTGCTCTTCGGAGGCGGCACCGCGCAGCTCTCCGAGACCAGCACCGTCCAGGAGCCCGAGCTGCTCGTCGCCGTGGACATCGAGGAGCGCCCCGGTCGAGGCGTCATCGTCCGGCTCGCCAGCTCCGTGGAGCCGGAGTGGTTGCTCGATCTCTACCCCGACGCCCTCGAGGAAGTGGACACCCTGCAGTGGAACGCCGAGGCGCGGCGCGTCGAGCGCATCACCCGCCTGGCCTACGGCAACCTCGTGCTCGAGGAGACCCGCGCCCCCGCGCCCCCCTCCGAGGCCGCCGCGCGCATCCTCGTGGAACAGGCGCTCGCCGCGGGCCCCGGCCGCTTCGCCGATCCCGAGGCCCTGCTGCACTGGCGCACCCGCGTGGCGTTGCTCGCCCAGGCCTTCCCCGAGGCGGGCTTCCCCCAGGTGGACGACGCCTTCATGCGCGACGCGCTCGCCTCCCTCTGTGCCGGGGCGCGGAGCTTCGCGGACCTCGAGGGCGTGTCCCTGCTCGACGCGCTCCAGG from Cystobacter ferrugineus encodes the following:
- the hrpB gene encoding ATP-dependent helicase HrpB, with protein sequence MADVALPIDPLLPQLVTTLRSASSLVLEAPPGAGKTTRVPRALLEAGIGQGKEIVVLQPRRLPTRLAAQRVSEEIGERVGETVGYQVRFEDVRGPKTRLSFVTEGVLGRRLLSDPTLRDVSVVVLDEFHERHLSADISLALLRRLQLGPRPDLKIVVMSATLEAAPISAYLGQCPTLRSEGRRFDVSLEYLPAPDERYLDAQVLSGIKRLHANGLDGDVLVFLPGAGEIRRARDTCAEFAERHDMELLPLHGDLPPAEQDRAVRRSSRRKIILSTNVAETSVTIDGVAAVIDSGLARVASHSPWSGLPILKLAKVSRASATQRAGRAGRTRSGHCLRLYTQHDFDGRPEQDAPEIRRMDLAETVLSLRAAGIQDLGAFPFFEAPPAASLDAAETLLRRLGAVDPNGKVTDIGQRLLRFPLHPRQARIIAEGERRGVGADAALLAALVGERDIRREARTQMSGPGRAAHVVAGPSDLLDLSERFRQAERAQFASGRVQSLSLEPGAVQAVDRVQRQLRRAVREQGPKPPTPEAQEQALMLSVLAGYPDRVARRRKPRASDLLLFGGGTAQLSETSTVQEPELLVAVDIEERPGRGVIVRLASSVEPEWLLDLYPDALEEVDTLQWNAEARRVERITRLAYGNLVLEETRAPAPPSEAAARILVEQALAAGPGRFADPEALLHWRTRVALLAQAFPEAGFPQVDDAFMRDALASLCAGARSFADLEGVSLLDALQARLTQEQARLLSQHAPQKVSLPGGRQAQVNYEPGKPPWVESRLQDFFGMAQGPSVCAGRVPLVLHLLAPNMRAVQVTTDLAGFWERHYPSLRKELCRKYPKHSWPEDPRHAQTPAERGRRI
- a CDS encoding HAD family hydrolase yields the protein MEAMRPTVLLFDIDGTLITSGGSGRRSMALAFHELYQRRDACDSFSLSGMTDQAIVRKALVAIGVEATPEAISAVIDSYLQHLAEQVLRVDDRTYRLHPGMREAVDAALSRPGFAVGLGTGNVREGARIKLSRVGIHDRFSFGGFGCDHENRVELIRHGARSGAARLGVPLEECRVVVIGDTPKDVDAAKGIGARCIGVGTGNYSPADLLAAGADHAYADFTAREALSILLDGP
- a CDS encoding ATP-grasp domain-containing protein, with translation MKITVLSRSASISSTKRLVEAGRARGHQVRVLNPGRVEMHLDGRRANLYYRRRKLSPCDVVIPRIAQSINNYGLAVVNQFAMGGVPLVNTARAISESRNKMRSLQLLSANGIDIPATVMARDAADLKAMVGLVGGVPVLVKLLQGQEKRGVMVCESLQSLEAALEAILGLGHNLIVQQYVQHSGKDVRVLVVGGRAVAAVRRRPRVGRLSYTLNRGARLEALQLTESQRVAAERTAMLVGLEVAAVDLLDVPEGPPKVFEVNSSPALTEMESATGLDLARLIIERAEQLAAGSPGVESSEAWPSTLPRRKRASKAKG
- the rlmB gene encoding 23S rRNA (guanosine(2251)-2'-O)-methyltransferase RlmB; protein product: MRQRPSSRGSERGAERERAEQRYVYGVNPVLESLRAHAQRVERLFITEGQLAAKAAAEILSRAREAGLRVERVPRERLAAMAEGGVHQGVVAELRGFEYAEFSALLDSAAQSERPPLWVVLDGIQDPHNFGAIIRSAHALGAHGVVIAKDRAVPVTGVVAKASAGAVEHCPIARVVNLSRALEELKEAGVWIAAADPHSKVPLWSARLDGPLAVVVGAEGAGVRPGVLEHCDFRLQIPMLGQVGSLNASVSAAILLYEAARQRGSARPGATK
- the cglB gene encoding adventurous gliding motility lipoprotein CglB produces the protein MRAKLTFLRALVVGTLSGVLTSACQTYDFEPVEPLAISQTTETRSIEARARKPNLMLLVDTSGSMMSPVDSKLSACTVNGEICGEYNPCDVTKCPTRWSALQDAMTSFLTESGTIARIGLATYPDTTKGFDSCGETTSLKVPFPEGDLEDDATLKKNSDEVTAKLLAIKNSKAEGPVPNGGTPTSKSLAYLAQLDALKGTDRTDFVVLLTDGLPNCNPDYPNPAPSPDCFCIVSPCTSLWGTDRTGCLDTNPSVDAVKALRNNDPKLDIQTIVIGFGTDFKANTEEGRRGAATLNGMAAAGGFERKCSTNADCGTDDTCSSGLCGRRFFQAENKDQLADALREIAEKVVAEAPCELRIDPSEMPTGQELMVVYLNGDRLSPGPDTWEIKAPGIVFLGSTCDRIEASSPANPAKIEVRAVQTR
- a CDS encoding GTP-binding protein, which translates into the protein MSKEKFDRSLPHVNIGTIGHVDHGKTSLTAAITKVLAKTGGATFLAYDQIDKAPEERERGITISTAHVEYKTKNRHYAHVDCPGHAD